The proteins below are encoded in one region of Clostridium estertheticum:
- a CDS encoding APC family permease, producing MENQGGQQVFKRTLKLHHLTLFGLAYLAPMIVYGIYGVISETTHGVEAGAYLASLVAMFFTALSYCHMVKAFPVAGSAYTYTGKAISPHLGFMVGWAVMLDYVFIPMAIWLIGASYFNAAFPSIPSWAFVLGFIFVTTSINIIGIKIGAQVNVVMVLLQLLVIGAFIAFSVKAVMHGIGTGTMLSISPFYNKHVPFGFVMAGASIACYSFLGFDAVSTFVEEAVDPLKNIPRAIILTTVIGGLIFIVATYTTHMAHPGYVYKDAGNAAFEIAKQVAPPIFGTIFLIGMIIAQFASGISAQASGARLMYAMGRDNVLPKKIFGVLSNKFNTPINNIIITGVIALLALKLTVATSTSFINFGAFTAFTFVNISVIVHYFIKEKRRSFKDTILFLIFPMIGASFCFLLLTNLDKAALTLGCIWATCGFIYLIFLTKGFNVSPPEMLSGGDDVITTDVESKIKIEQ from the coding sequence ATGGAAAATCAAGGTGGTCAGCAGGTATTTAAACGTACTTTAAAATTACATCACTTAACTTTATTTGGGCTGGCATATTTGGCGCCAATGATTGTATATGGAATATATGGTGTTATTTCTGAAACAACTCATGGCGTCGAAGCAGGAGCTTATCTTGCATCCTTAGTGGCTATGTTTTTTACTGCTCTAAGTTATTGCCACATGGTAAAGGCTTTCCCTGTAGCGGGATCAGCTTATACATATACTGGAAAAGCAATCAGCCCGCACCTGGGATTCATGGTAGGGTGGGCAGTCATGCTTGATTATGTCTTCATCCCAATGGCAATCTGGCTCATTGGTGCTTCCTATTTTAACGCCGCGTTCCCAAGTATTCCATCATGGGCGTTTGTTTTAGGATTTATCTTCGTCACTACCTCAATCAACATCATTGGGATCAAGATTGGCGCACAAGTCAATGTTGTCATGGTATTACTGCAACTTCTAGTAATCGGCGCTTTTATTGCTTTTAGCGTTAAAGCTGTGATGCATGGTATCGGTACAGGAACTATGTTATCGATAAGTCCTTTTTACAACAAACATGTTCCGTTTGGCTTTGTGATGGCTGGAGCGTCTATTGCTTGTTATTCATTCCTTGGATTTGACGCCGTTTCAACTTTCGTTGAAGAAGCAGTTGACCCATTAAAGAATATTCCACGTGCTATCATACTTACAACGGTGATTGGTGGGTTGATTTTCATAGTGGCAACCTATACTACCCATATGGCTCACCCCGGCTATGTTTACAAAGATGCAGGTAATGCTGCATTTGAGATTGCAAAACAAGTTGCACCACCTATATTCGGTACCATTTTTCTAATCGGCATGATTATCGCGCAGTTTGCCTCGGGTATTTCAGCCCAAGCAAGTGGTGCCCGACTTATGTATGCAATGGGGAGGGATAACGTATTACCTAAAAAAATATTTGGAGTACTGAGCAACAAATTTAATACTCCAATTAATAACATTATCATTACAGGCGTGATTGCCTTGCTTGCTCTTAAACTTACTGTTGCAACATCTACATCCTTTATTAACTTTGGAGCTTTCACGGCATTTACATTTGTAAATATTTCGGTGATTGTCCATTATTTCATCAAGGAAAAGAGACGGTCATTTAAAGATACTATTCTGTTTTTGATTTTTCCAATGATTGGTGCAAGTTTTTGTTTCTTGCTTCTTACCAACTTAGACAAAGCTGCCCTGACTTTGGGATGCATCTGGGCCACATGCGGTTTTATCTATTTAATATTTCTTACTAAAGGGTTTAACGTAAGCCCACCAGAAATGCTATCTGGCGGCGATGATGTAATAACAACTGACGTAGAAAGTAAAATAAAAATAGAACAATAG